One stretch of Pseudomonadota bacterium DNA includes these proteins:
- a CDS encoding ABC transporter ATP-binding protein translates to MLEIKNIDVFYGDVQVIWDISFEVKQGEIVALIGANGAGKSTTLKTISGILRPRRGEILFNDIPLHRLEPYKLIETGIVHVPEARRLFVEMTIEENLDMGSLKGEAKKEREITKQLVFELFPRLLERRRQLAGTLSGGEQQMLAIGRGLMGKPKLQMFDEPSLGLSPILVKDIFNVIKRIKEEGTTVLIVEQNVKLTLAIADRAYVMENGRIVLQGTGESLLNNEHVKTAYLGV, encoded by the coding sequence ATGCTTGAGATAAAAAATATTGATGTTTTCTATGGTGATGTTCAGGTAATCTGGGATATCTCTTTTGAGGTAAAACAAGGCGAGATCGTTGCCCTCATTGGCGCAAACGGTGCAGGGAAATCAACAACCTTAAAAACAATATCAGGCATATTGAGACCCAGAAGAGGTGAGATACTCTTTAATGATATACCTCTTCACAGGTTGGAGCCATACAAGCTGATAGAAACCGGGATAGTCCATGTTCCTGAGGCAAGAAGGCTTTTTGTGGAAATGACCATTGAAGAAAACCTCGACATGGGTTCTTTAAAAGGAGAAGCAAAAAAAGAGCGTGAGATAACCAAACAACTTGTGTTTGAGCTATTTCCGAGACTTCTTGAGCGAAGAAGACAGCTTGCAGGCACTCTCAGCGGTGGTGAACAGCAAATGCTGGCCATAGGCAGAGGGCTTATGGGCAAGCCAAAATTACAAATGTTTGATGAACCATCTCTCGGCCTTTCCCCCATACTTGTAAAAGATATTTTTAATGTCATTAAAAGGATCAAAGAAGAGGGTACCACTGTATTGATTGTAGAGCAGAATGTAAAACTGACGCTCGCAATAGCCGACCGGGCCTATGTAATGGAAAACGGCAGGATAGTATTACAGGGGACAGGTGAATCATTACTCAATAATGAGCACGTAAAGACAGCCTACCTTGGCGTTTAA
- a CDS encoding TolC family protein produces MKKFWLIFVILIFLSPQGYSEEVQENQQKKLPKMTLADCVMLAVKNNLDIRSNFLSRISDRFNLKVAEYKFTPFGVGAIQLSSQRISTNPQDIPRTTGSNQDALFSTLVTIPTGGTFNFTWDNPANKADVQQLNQYSPTWSLSFAQPLLRGGGVEVTTASVKIARVSEEISVLNLKGTIINTIVSAIQQYRTYSQALSQLKIDQEALDTSQKTYETNKKLIDAGRMARTELVQSDADISQRKLQIVQDRNNIESARLALIQILNIDQNTFFEPVDEGDVKATPPFFQEAMEIARKNSPNYLQALQNVETARLNYVVAKNNRLWGLSLGAGVGRSGITGTQYPFVYDALASAGKSDWNAGITLSIPFNDLTYEQNYLTNKVAYDQAKVSLKKTDITLSIAVQNAIRTVEMQFQQLELARQTRVFSQQKLDIENKKLKAGQTSNFQLVSFQNDLINAQNNELSNFINYINALTNLDQTLGTTLKTWRIEVKKDDNEVKVADK; encoded by the coding sequence ATGAAAAAGTTCTGGTTAATTTTTGTTATTCTCATATTCCTGTCTCCTCAGGGATATTCTGAGGAAGTCCAGGAAAACCAACAGAAAAAACTGCCAAAGATGACCCTTGCCGATTGTGTAATGCTGGCCGTAAAGAATAACCTCGACATCAGGAGCAATTTTCTGAGTCGTATCAGCGATAGGTTTAATCTCAAGGTTGCCGAATATAAGTTTACCCCTTTCGGCGTGGGCGCCATTCAGCTCTCAAGCCAGCGCATTTCGACAAACCCGCAGGATATACCAAGGACAACGGGTTCCAATCAGGACGCCCTATTCAGCACTTTGGTGACTATTCCTACGGGAGGCACATTCAATTTTACCTGGGATAACCCTGCAAACAAAGCGGATGTTCAGCAACTCAACCAATATTCTCCCACCTGGTCGCTCTCTTTTGCGCAGCCTCTTCTAAGGGGCGGCGGGGTCGAGGTCACTACAGCATCGGTGAAGATCGCACGTGTTAGTGAAGAAATCAGCGTCCTTAATTTAAAGGGGACAATAATCAATACAATAGTCTCGGCCATACAGCAATATAGAACCTACTCCCAGGCACTGAGCCAGCTCAAGATAGATCAGGAGGCGCTGGACACATCGCAGAAGACTTACGAGACAAACAAGAAACTGATAGATGCCGGAAGGATGGCAAGAACGGAGCTTGTCCAGTCAGATGCCGATATATCCCAGAGAAAACTACAGATTGTCCAGGACAGGAACAATATTGAATCTGCGCGACTCGCCCTGATCCAGATACTCAACATCGACCAGAACACCTTTTTCGAGCCCGTGGACGAGGGCGATGTGAAGGCTACTCCTCCTTTTTTTCAGGAAGCCATGGAGATAGCCAGGAAAAACAGCCCTAACTACCTGCAGGCATTGCAGAACGTTGAGACAGCGAGATTAAATTACGTGGTAGCGAAAAACAACCGCCTCTGGGGTCTTTCCCTGGGGGCAGGCGTTGGACGCAGCGGCATAACCGGCACCCAATACCCCTTTGTCTATGATGCATTAGCAAGCGCGGGGAAGAGTGACTGGAATGCGGGAATAACCCTTTCCATCCCTTTTAATGACCTGACCTATGAGCAAAATTATCTCACCAACAAGGTAGCCTATGACCAGGCAAAGGTTAGCCTGAAAAAAACGGATATTACTCTATCGATAGCCGTACAGAATGCTATACGGACCGTAGAAATGCAGTTTCAACAACTGGAGCTTGCCAGGCAGACGCGCGTTTTTTCGCAGCAAAAACTTGATATAGAAAACAAAAAATTGAAAGCCGGCCAGACCTCTAATTTTCAATTGGTCAGCTTCCAGAATGATCTCATAAATGCGCAGAACAATGAACTTTCTAATTTTATCAATTACATTAATGCCCTGACGAACCTCGATCAGACGCTCGGTACTACATTAAAAACATGGAGGATCGAGGTAAAGAAGGATGACAATGAAGTAAAGGTGGCAGACAAATGA
- a CDS encoding ABC transporter substrate-binding protein: MKRFSVIVACMFLLSLFAPQLFAQDVLKLGIPLPLTGTNAKFGEIEKKSYEIALEEINAKGGIKGKKVVLEFEDSQGKPEVSRSIVERLIDVKKQPVIFGEYSSSCSKAVAAVAEERKIPYLVVTGATDDITQQKYKYVFRMNPTNAYYATGLMSFLKEVVKPKTIAILYESSDFGTSGAEDMVKQAAKVGIKVLVKEQYEKGAVDFKPILSKVKAAKPDVIYMVSYVMDAALLMRQIKELRIDANLYAGGAAGFAIPEFIQNAKEASELVVTATLWSQQVTYPGSREFAEKYKKMYKDYPSYHGAEAYSALYIIKDVLERAKSWKPDDIRAAFKATSMMTAFGPVKFEDKEGYTNQNFMDTLVMQVIKGKHETIWPLKYASAKYVYPIPKWRDRK; encoded by the coding sequence ATGAAACGTTTCTCGGTAATTGTAGCATGCATGTTTTTATTGAGTCTTTTTGCGCCTCAACTATTTGCACAGGATGTATTAAAACTTGGTATTCCGCTGCCGCTCACCGGTACGAACGCTAAATTTGGCGAAATCGAGAAAAAATCATACGAAATTGCCCTGGAGGAAATAAACGCAAAAGGAGGCATTAAGGGAAAAAAAGTAGTGCTGGAATTTGAGGATTCTCAAGGAAAACCGGAAGTATCACGTTCAATAGTCGAGAGGCTTATTGATGTCAAAAAACAACCTGTTATTTTCGGTGAGTATAGCTCTTCCTGTTCGAAGGCCGTTGCAGCAGTAGCCGAGGAAAGAAAGATTCCCTATCTGGTAGTTACGGGTGCAACGGATGACATTACCCAACAGAAATACAAATATGTATTCCGTATGAACCCTACAAACGCTTATTATGCAACAGGGCTTATGTCCTTTCTGAAGGAAGTTGTAAAACCAAAAACAATTGCAATCCTCTATGAAAGTTCCGATTTCGGTACATCAGGCGCTGAGGATATGGTGAAGCAGGCAGCTAAAGTGGGTATAAAAGTCCTTGTAAAAGAACAGTACGAAAAAGGCGCTGTGGATTTTAAACCAATCTTATCGAAGGTTAAAGCAGCAAAACCGGATGTTATTTACATGGTGTCTTATGTCATGGATGCAGCGCTTCTTATGAGGCAGATAAAAGAATTGAGAATTGATGCAAACCTTTATGCCGGCGGCGCTGCAGGTTTTGCAATCCCTGAATTTATACAAAATGCAAAAGAGGCCTCAGAATTGGTAGTCACAGCAACCCTCTGGAGCCAACAGGTAACGTATCCAGGTTCAAGGGAGTTTGCGGAAAAATACAAAAAGATGTACAAAGATTATCCCTCTTATCACGGCGCAGAGGCATACTCAGCTCTTTATATCATAAAGGACGTTTTAGAACGGGCAAAATCCTGGAAACCTGATGATATCCGTGCTGCCTTTAAAGCAACGAGCATGATGACAGCCTTTGGTCCTGTAAAATTTGAGGACAAGGAAGGTTACACGAATCAGAACTTCATGGATACCCTTGTAATGCAAGTCATTAAGGGCAAACATGAAACCATCTGGCCTCTAAAATATGCAAGCGCAAAATACGTATATCCTATTCCAAAGTGGAGAGACAGAAAGTAA
- a CDS encoding cytidylate kinase family protein has product MAILTIAREYGSGGKEIGQAVAAAMGYEYVDRKKILEDMKKVGIKWEEQAKMFDEVRPSTWDKHKWSFRAFVALNQYHILGYAMKDNVVIMGRGGNFLLKDIPFALRIRTEGPIEKRIENVMKWQEETNSEYARWLIEKADKDMAGAVYMIYGSQWNDPKQYDMVFDTGVKTYDEIVAIIKNELVEKDQFKTEKAKKVLELRTLAAKVKAEIAINSEFFISSLDVIVKEEGLSRYGLTLRGVVYVYEDIKRIEELAKTLAGNIPIECKMLFRWQSRFK; this is encoded by the coding sequence ATGGCAATATTGACCATAGCAAGGGAATACGGAAGCGGCGGGAAAGAGATTGGACAAGCCGTGGCAGCAGCCATGGGCTACGAATATGTCGATAGAAAAAAGATTCTTGAGGATATGAAAAAGGTGGGTATCAAGTGGGAGGAACAGGCAAAGATGTTCGACGAGGTTCGGCCAAGCACTTGGGACAAACACAAGTGGTCTTTCAGGGCATTTGTTGCGCTGAACCAGTATCATATCCTGGGCTATGCCATGAAGGATAATGTCGTAATAATGGGCAGGGGTGGAAACTTTCTGCTTAAAGACATTCCTTTTGCACTAAGAATACGAACAGAAGGACCTATCGAGAAAAGAATTGAAAATGTTATGAAATGGCAGGAGGAAACAAACAGTGAGTATGCGCGCTGGCTCATTGAAAAGGCCGATAAGGATATGGCAGGTGCGGTTTATATGATTTATGGAAGCCAATGGAATGACCCAAAGCAATACGACATGGTATTTGATACAGGCGTTAAGACTTATGATGAGATTGTTGCCATTATAAAAAATGAACTGGTAGAAAAGGATCAATTTAAAACAGAAAAGGCTAAGAAGGTTTTAGAGTTGAGAACCCTTGCTGCAAAAGTAAAGGCCGAGATCGCAATCAATTCCGAATTTTTTATTTCATCTCTTGATGTTATAGTTAAAGAAGAAGGATTGTCTCGATATGGATTAACCTTACGAGGCGTTGTTTATGTTTATGAAGATATAAAACGTATTGAAGAATTGGCAAAGACTTTAGCTGGAAACATACCGATTGAATGTAAAATGCTTTTTCGCTGGCAATCTCGATTCAAGTAA
- a CDS encoding ABC transporter ATP-binding protein, with the protein MSLIEVRNVSKQFGGLAALTDVSFVLNKGEILGLIGPNGAGKTTMFNVINGFYPPTKGDVLLKGEKVSNLKPHVLCKLGVARTFQVVKPLQRMSTLDNVIASAFIRTKTKAQAEEISMEVLKFTNLYEDRNVISKSLPLGRRKRLEIARALATKPEIILLDESFAGLNPTEINEQIEIVNKIRTERGITILIIEHHMRVIMSISDRIVVLSYGQKIAEGAPLEIGRNPVVIEAYLGEAHNA; encoded by the coding sequence ATGAGTTTAATTGAGGTTAGAAATGTTTCTAAGCAATTTGGTGGGCTCGCAGCTCTCACGGATGTTTCTTTTGTTTTGAACAAAGGAGAGATCCTTGGCCTTATCGGGCCGAATGGCGCTGGTAAAACAACAATGTTTAATGTAATCAATGGGTTTTACCCACCCACTAAGGGCGATGTCCTTTTAAAAGGGGAAAAGGTATCAAACCTGAAACCTCACGTCTTGTGCAAGCTTGGGGTTGCAAGAACTTTTCAGGTAGTAAAGCCTTTACAAAGAATGTCCACTCTCGACAACGTAATAGCTTCTGCCTTTATACGCACAAAGACTAAGGCTCAGGCTGAAGAAATTTCCATGGAAGTGCTGAAGTTTACAAATCTTTATGAGGACAGAAACGTTATCTCAAAGAGCCTGCCGCTTGGTAGAAGAAAAAGGCTTGAGATCGCCCGTGCACTTGCCACAAAGCCTGAGATTATTCTGCTTGATGAGTCTTTTGCAGGGCTTAACCCTACAGAGATTAACGAACAGATAGAGATCGTAAACAAGATAAGAACGGAGCGAGGCATCACTATACTGATTATCGAACACCATATGAGAGTAATCATGTCTATCTCTGACAGAATTGTTGTGTTGAGCTATGGCCAGAAAATAGCAGAAGGGGCACCGTTAGAAATCGGCCGTAATCCCGTTGTGATTGAAGCTTATTTAGGAGAGGCACACAATGCTTGA
- a CDS encoding AsmA family protein codes for MKAIRTERKKGLIIAGGVVALIVIAAIVAVLLFDINSYKSKIETVASVTTGLDVRINGKMGLSFFPFGISAKDVHVAVKGGGILSLERLRLWAELMPLLRKQLKVTGCELVKPAVTIVKDAEGKYNFESTEKKSTKGGPGTSLSLKEFKLSKGSLVYLDKKTGEKTELKEINLVIKDLSIADTSGDIIRHISFAGTMDCMEMRKKDLKIDSIRGSIKAEKGVFSLKPLTMDIFGAKGEGDVTANKSEADTEYKININVLKLDFEKLQESFGVKRLISGKGDFVASLTVKEKRGRSLMSGMDGTLSLQGNNLTTYTVDLDKVLSTFETSQKFNLVDIGAFFVAGPLGSAALKGYRYGDVYYQAQGGRGAITQFVSHWKIKSGEADARDCAFATRHNRVALKGKLNLVSERYNNVTVALLDARGCAKFKQSISGPFGAPQVGVVSTVESLASPILNLYKQTKRFAQVGKCEVFYSGSVQQPR; via the coding sequence GTGAAAGCTATCAGGACAGAAAGAAAAAAAGGTCTGATCATCGCGGGCGGTGTAGTTGCTTTGATTGTAATCGCTGCAATCGTAGCTGTATTATTATTCGATATCAATTCTTACAAGTCGAAGATCGAAACCGTTGCCTCCGTGACTACCGGCTTAGATGTAAGGATCAATGGGAAGATGGGGCTCTCTTTCTTTCCCTTTGGCATATCGGCAAAGGATGTCCATGTTGCCGTCAAGGGCGGCGGAATCCTTTCACTTGAACGCCTCAGACTATGGGCGGAGTTGATGCCTTTGCTGAGGAAACAGCTCAAGGTCACTGGTTGCGAGCTTGTCAAACCGGCTGTCACTATCGTGAAGGACGCCGAGGGAAAATACAATTTCGAGAGTACTGAAAAGAAATCGACGAAAGGGGGGCCGGGAACGTCTTTGAGCCTGAAGGAGTTCAAGCTGTCCAAAGGGTCCCTTGTCTATCTTGACAAGAAGACGGGCGAAAAAACCGAGTTGAAAGAAATCAATCTGGTTATCAAGGATCTTTCGATAGCGGACACCTCAGGGGACATTATAAGGCACATCTCGTTCGCGGGAACCATGGACTGCATGGAGATGCGAAAAAAAGACCTCAAAATTGACAGTATCAGGGGCAGTATAAAAGCGGAGAAGGGGGTATTTTCCCTTAAACCCCTTACCATGGATATCTTCGGCGCGAAGGGCGAAGGAGATGTCACAGCAAACAAGTCGGAAGCCGACACTGAGTATAAAATCAATATAAATGTGTTGAAACTGGACTTCGAAAAACTTCAGGAATCCTTTGGTGTAAAAAGGCTGATCAGCGGGAAGGGTGATTTTGTTGCCTCCTTGACGGTGAAAGAAAAAAGGGGCCGCAGCCTGATGAGCGGCATGGATGGTACTTTGTCTCTCCAGGGTAATAATCTCACCACTTATACTGTGGACCTCGACAAGGTTCTCTCAACGTTTGAAACGAGCCAGAAGTTCAACCTTGTCGACATCGGTGCTTTTTTCGTAGCCGGCCCTCTTGGTTCCGCTGCCCTCAAAGGGTACCGTTACGGGGACGTTTATTACCAAGCCCAGGGAGGGCGGGGCGCCATCACGCAGTTTGTCTCCCACTGGAAGATTAAGAGCGGTGAGGCCGACGCCAGGGACTGCGCATTTGCGACGCGCCATAATCGGGTAGCCCTTAAAGGCAAACTCAATCTTGTCAGCGAGCGATATAATAACGTAACAGTGGCGCTTCTCGACGCCAGGGGATGCGCAAAATTCAAACAAAGTATCAGCGGTCCGTTCGGTGCTCCCCAAGTCGGTGTGGTAAGCACGGTCGAGTCCCTTGCCAGCCCGATCTTGAATCTTTACAAGCAAACAAAACGCTTTGCCCAAGTCGGCAAATGCGAGGTCTTCTATAGCGGTTCCGTGCAGCAACCCCGCTGA
- a CDS encoding branched-chain amino acid ABC transporter permease translates to MAQLELFLQTLISGFLLGGLYALIALGMALIMGVMRVINLAHGDFMMIAMYIAYWLFTFFGIDPYVSVFIAGPALFFFGLAIQKYLLTPVMKVDSILPHNQVILTVGLAMVFSNLATVFFTGDYRSTPVSYASSAWYLTDFWKNSPVELSLSMPWTISFVIAVMITIALWMFLTKTDTGKSIRATAQDLDAALLMGVNVNWVRMVTFGIGLVLVAVAGCLFLPIYYLYPALGKQFTNIGFVIAVIGGMGSTDGAVIGGLILGIFESMTATYIGMGWAPAGRFSIFVAALVFLPGGVASILRKRRLGK, encoded by the coding sequence ATGGCCCAGCTTGAACTTTTTCTTCAGACACTCATATCCGGTTTTCTATTAGGGGGCCTTTATGCCCTGATAGCTCTTGGTATGGCGCTTATCATGGGGGTTATGAGGGTTATCAACCTTGCCCATGGGGATTTTATGATGATAGCCATGTATATTGCATACTGGCTCTTTACTTTCTTTGGTATAGACCCGTATGTATCTGTCTTTATCGCTGGTCCCGCGCTCTTTTTCTTTGGGCTTGCTATCCAGAAATACCTTTTAACCCCTGTAATGAAAGTAGACTCTATACTACCTCATAATCAGGTAATACTCACAGTGGGTCTGGCTATGGTGTTTTCGAACCTCGCAACCGTGTTTTTCACAGGCGACTATCGTTCTACGCCGGTAAGCTATGCATCAAGCGCCTGGTATCTGACTGATTTCTGGAAAAATTCTCCTGTAGAGCTATCCCTTTCCATGCCGTGGACAATATCATTCGTCATTGCTGTCATGATTACAATTGCTTTATGGATGTTCCTCACAAAAACCGATACCGGCAAATCAATCAGGGCTACGGCGCAAGACCTTGATGCAGCGCTCCTTATGGGCGTAAATGTAAACTGGGTGAGGATGGTGACGTTTGGCATCGGGTTGGTCCTGGTTGCCGTCGCAGGCTGTCTTTTTCTCCCCATTTATTATTTATACCCTGCACTGGGAAAACAATTTACAAATATCGGATTCGTCATTGCTGTCATAGGCGGCATGGGTTCTACAGATGGAGCAGTCATTGGTGGTCTGATCCTCGGAATTTTTGAATCTATGACAGCTACATATATTGGTATGGGGTGGGCACCCGCAGGAAGATTCTCAATATTCGTGGCAGCCCTTGTATTTCTCCCTGGAGGAGTAGCGTCGATTCTCAGAAAGCGGAGGTTAGGAAAATGA
- a CDS encoding branched-chain amino acid ABC transporter permease, which yields MKKFLPLIILAILCTLPFIGLSTYAMHIFILVLIWSIIGMGWNILGGYTGQVSFGHAAFFGMGAYAAGLLYQHLGISAWWGLPVCVLILTALSLVVGYICLRLRGAYFALATLALGEICRVAAENLVDFTKGNMGIMLRERTWVDKTWYFYIILLLAAGTYILIKMVMESKLGYYFVAIREDQDAAESLGINTTFYKTISLCISGVLTGIAGAYYMNYMGYIDPSTVFPLSEVSIATVVVVMVGGAATYWGPIVGAVIMVFLAEEIRSIPFIGAAHQTIFGIILILIVMFLPNGIVGDFRKLIKPFKGKKGASS from the coding sequence ATGAAAAAATTCCTTCCTCTGATAATATTAGCGATCCTGTGCACCTTACCATTTATAGGCCTGAGCACTTATGCTATGCACATATTCATACTTGTTCTCATATGGTCTATAATCGGTATGGGTTGGAATATCCTCGGCGGATATACAGGTCAGGTTTCTTTTGGTCACGCTGCATTCTTTGGTATGGGTGCATATGCAGCGGGGCTTCTCTACCAACACCTTGGCATATCTGCCTGGTGGGGGCTACCTGTTTGTGTGTTGATACTCACAGCGCTATCACTTGTCGTTGGATATATTTGCCTTCGGCTGAGAGGCGCCTATTTTGCCCTTGCAACCCTTGCGCTTGGAGAAATTTGCAGAGTTGCAGCAGAAAACCTTGTAGACTTTACCAAGGGCAACATGGGTATTATGCTCAGAGAAAGGACATGGGTTGATAAAACGTGGTATTTTTACATAATTCTCCTGCTTGCTGCCGGAACGTACATACTGATTAAGATGGTCATGGAGTCAAAGCTTGGATACTATTTTGTTGCAATCAGGGAGGACCAGGATGCAGCAGAATCGCTCGGGATAAACACGACCTTTTACAAAACGATCTCTCTCTGTATAAGCGGGGTCTTAACCGGAATCGCAGGCGCCTATTATATGAATTATATGGGTTATATTGACCCATCTACAGTATTTCCACTCTCGGAAGTATCAATTGCTACTGTTGTGGTTGTTATGGTTGGAGGCGCTGCCACATACTGGGGTCCCATTGTAGGTGCGGTAATCATGGTTTTTCTTGCCGAAGAAATACGCTCTATCCCTTTTATAGGGGCTGCCCATCAGACAATATTTGGTATTATACTGATTCTTATTGTCATGTTCCTCCCGAATGGTATTGTTGGTGATTTCCGGAAACTGATTAAACCTTTCAAGGGCAAAAAGGGAGCGTCATCATGA
- a CDS encoding SLC13 family permease, producing the protein MDFLQIAACVIFLASIILVITGWIDSVIAALLGIILMIFAGVYSDIDAFKVVDWNVIAILLSIWIISGYFGKSGVPDFLAAIILRMSKGNVAIFVTVLGALAGLVSMLIDNVVVVLMFAPVVFHACRRFNFPAFAPVMFVGLCANFMGTAMLLGDLPPQMLHSVSGIEFSGFIWYLGRPSSFFILCISYFFTCAYFYWLFSRKYKDIKMDIASMAGEKPSDLIKDKPFAIITCSIFVLTIIAMALRPIFGYTLGFIAMWGAIAIILVFEIFKDRFTLEIPNVEQVLSELDWRAVFFYVSLFALVGGLEHAGVIKLVSNAITPLIQQSLIVGSTVLYWVTAPIVGIVEHDAYILTMLYVIRDLAKDTGINPWPLYWMLLWAGTLGSNLTVAGAPALFVAKNLGEKEDQRKVSLKEFLGITVPYVIISLIFCYIPAMLIWVIPFAK; encoded by the coding sequence ATGGATTTTCTGCAAATAGCGGCATGTGTTATTTTTCTCGCCAGCATAATTCTTGTTATTACGGGCTGGATTGACAGTGTTATCGCGGCGCTCCTGGGGATCATTCTGATGATCTTTGCGGGTGTATACAGCGACATTGATGCGTTTAAAGTTGTTGACTGGAATGTTATAGCTATACTTCTCAGCATCTGGATCATATCGGGCTATTTCGGAAAATCCGGTGTGCCGGATTTTTTAGCCGCCATCATCTTAAGAATGTCTAAAGGAAACGTGGCAATATTTGTTACAGTCCTTGGCGCACTTGCAGGGCTTGTCTCCATGCTGATTGATAATGTTGTTGTTGTCCTCATGTTTGCCCCGGTTGTTTTTCATGCATGCCGGCGATTTAATTTTCCCGCCTTTGCGCCAGTCATGTTTGTAGGTTTGTGCGCAAACTTTATGGGTACCGCTATGCTGTTGGGTGACCTACCGCCGCAGATGCTCCACAGTGTCTCAGGCATTGAATTCAGTGGTTTTATATGGTATCTCGGAAGGCCATCGTCATTTTTTATTCTCTGTATTTCATACTTTTTTACATGCGCGTACTTTTACTGGCTGTTTTCGAGAAAATATAAGGATATCAAAATGGATATCGCCTCCATGGCTGGCGAGAAACCTTCCGACCTGATTAAGGACAAACCATTTGCAATAATTACCTGCAGTATCTTTGTTCTTACAATCATTGCCATGGCTTTGCGGCCGATATTCGGCTATACCCTGGGATTCATCGCCATGTGGGGCGCCATCGCAATCATCCTTGTGTTTGAAATATTTAAAGACCGTTTTACCCTCGAAATCCCCAATGTTGAACAGGTCCTCTCCGAGCTCGACTGGAGGGCGGTTTTTTTCTACGTTTCCCTCTTTGCCCTGGTGGGAGGGCTGGAACATGCGGGCGTAATAAAGCTGGTATCCAATGCGATCACGCCGTTAATCCAGCAGAGCCTTATTGTCGGAAGCACTGTGCTTTACTGGGTTACTGCTCCGATTGTCGGTATCGTGGAACATGATGCCTATATTCTTACCATGCTCTATGTCATCAGAGATCTTGCCAAGGATACTGGAATAAATCCATGGCCTCTTTACTGGATGCTCCTCTGGGCAGGCACTCTGGGCAGTAACCTGACCGTTGCAGGCGCCCCGGCATTATTTGTCGCTAAGAACCTCGGTGAAAAGGAAGACCAGAGAAAGGTTAGCCTGAAAGAATTCCTCGGTATTACAGTGCCTTACGTCATCATATCATTGATCTTCTGCTATATTCCGGCTATGCTTATATGGGTTATACCATTCGCAAAATAA
- a CDS encoding YihY/virulence factor BrkB family protein, with product MKQKQENGGWTLKGFFRFSLRVLRSFKRNQGLLLSGALAYYALLSIVPMSILTLIVLSHFIGEEQLFQTLSTYLEMVIPGYAAILKEQVRVFLVHRKVIGIIGFLVMLFFSSIAFTVLENAMSVIFSHRARKQRRRFLVSALIPYLYVFAMCLGILLVSFIAGVLDTLEKRQLIILGWTLSLEGASRIALYLLGIIGEVLMLASIYLVMPTVRISFHYALIGGITATVLWEITRRVMVWYYSALSMVNLIYGSFATAVVALLTTEAAALILLLGAQVISELERKTVKSARKNLPEA from the coding sequence ATGAAACAGAAGCAGGAAAATGGGGGCTGGACACTGAAAGGATTTTTCAGATTCTCGCTGAGGGTATTGCGCAGTTTTAAGCGCAATCAGGGTCTGCTCTTATCCGGCGCCCTTGCATACTACGCCCTTTTGTCGATCGTGCCCATGTCAATACTCACCCTTATTGTGCTGTCCCATTTTATCGGGGAAGAACAATTGTTTCAAACCTTATCCACGTATTTAGAAATGGTGATACCCGGCTATGCAGCAATATTGAAGGAGCAGGTGCGGGTATTTCTTGTGCACCGTAAGGTGATCGGTATTATCGGATTTCTGGTCATGCTGTTTTTCAGCTCCATAGCCTTTACAGTGCTCGAAAACGCCATGTCGGTGATCTTTTCTCATCGTGCCAGAAAACAGCGCCGCCGTTTTCTCGTTTCCGCTCTTATTCCTTATCTATACGTCTTCGCAATGTGTCTCGGCATTTTGCTCGTTTCATTCATTGCGGGGGTATTGGACACATTGGAAAAAAGGCAACTGATAATCCTTGGATGGACCTTGAGCCTTGAAGGCGCTTCCAGAATTGCGCTATATCTCCTGGGAATCATTGGCGAGGTGCTCATGCTCGCTTCCATATACCTGGTGATGCCCACTGTACGTATCAGTTTTCATTATGCGCTGATCGGCGGGATAACCGCAACGGTTCTATGGGAGATCACCCGCCGTGTGATGGTGTGGTATTACTCGGCTCTATCCATGGTAAATCTGATTTACGGTTCCTTCGCCACAGCGGTGGTGGCTCTTCTCACCACAGAGGCGGCAGCCTTAATCCTCTTGTTGGGCGCTCAGGTTATATCTGAGCTTGAGCGTAAAACCGTGAAATCGGCCAGGAAAAATCTGCCAGAGGCTTGA